One genomic region from Marmota flaviventris isolate mMarFla1 chromosome 6, mMarFla1.hap1, whole genome shotgun sequence encodes:
- the Kifc1 gene encoding kinesin-like protein KIFC1 isoform X1 has product MESQQRCPLLEVKKNIELKTPLVKGPSQLPLSRSRLKRGPNQMEDALEPAKKRTRGVGAATKINTSRSRVPPLTTVPQTQGHTAVQKVPKKTAPRCSTAITAVLKNQKPVPAVPAQKPGPTAVPPIAGVKKPSKRPAWDLKGQLCDLNAELKRCREKSQTLDQENQQLREQLKEAQQQAKDLGTERSTLEGELARVRTQAEQGQQQLGNLSAHVLELEERLGTQEGLVQVLQKEQLELQEERRGLTTRLEEQERRLQASEAALSSSQAKVASLQQEATTQAALLAERGDRLHGLEMERRRLHNQLQELKGNIRVFCRVRPVLEGESTPSPGFLLFPPGPGGPTDPPTRLSLARSDDRRATLSGAPAPTTRHDFSFDRVFPPGSRQDEVFEEISMLVQSALDGYPVCIFAYGQTGSGKTFTMEGGPGGDPQLEGLIPRALRHLFSVAQELNGQGWTYSFVASYVEIYNETVRDLLATGTRKGPGGECEIRRAGPGSEELTITNARYVPVSCEKEVETLLHLARQNRAVARTAQNERSSRSHSVFQLQISGEHAARGLQCIAPLNLVDLAGSERLDPGLALGPGERDRLRETQAINSSLSTLGLVIMALSNKESYVPYRNSKLTYLLQNSLGGSAKMLMFVNISPLEENVSESLNSLRFASKVNQCVIGTAQANKK; this is encoded by the exons ATGGAGTCGCAG CAGAGGTGCCCCTTATTGGAAGTGAAAAAGAATATAGAGTTGAAGACACCGCTGGTCAAGGGTCCTTCCCAACTGCCTCTCTCAAGAAGTAGGCTCAAGAGGGGGCCTAACCAGATGGAAGATGCGTTGGAGCCTGCAAAG AAACGGACACGAGGTGTGGGCGCAGCAACCAAAATCAACACGTCCCGCTCCAGAGTACCACCCCTCACCACAGTACCACAGACACAAGGCCATACTGCAG TTCAAAAAGTTCCCAAGAAGACAGCACCCCGTTGTTCCACAGCTATTACTGCAG TGTTGAAGAACCAGAAGCCAGTCCCTGCTGTTCCTGCCCAGAAACCTGGCC CAACAGCTGTTCCTCCCATAGCGGGAGTAAAGAAACCCAGCAAACGTCCTGCCTGGGATTTAAAGGGTCAGCTATGTGACCTAAACGCAGAGTTGAAACGCTGCCGTGAAAAGTCTCAAACATTGGACCAAGAGAACCAGCAGCTGCGGGAACAACTTAAAGAGGCCCAACAACAGGCCAAGGACTTGGGGACAGAACGCAGTACCCTAGAAGGGGAGTTGGCCAGGGTACGCACCCAGGCTGAGCAGGGCCAACAGCAGCTTGGGAATCTGAGTGCCCATGTCCTAGAGCTGGAAGAAAGGCTGGGCACACAGGAAGGTTTAGTGCAAGTCCTCCAGAAAGAACAGTTGGAATTACAGGAGGAACGGAGGGGGCTGACAACCCGATTGGAGGAACAAGAG AGGAGGCTACAGGCATCAGAAGCAGCTCTGTCAAGCAGCCAAGCAAAGGTGGCATCTCTGCAGCAGGAGGCTACAACCCAGGCAGCCTTACTGGCTGAGCGAGGAGACCGTCTCCATGGGCTAGAGATGGAGCGCCGGCGACTGCATAACCAGCTGCAGGAATTGAAGGGCAATATCCGGGTATTCTGCCGGGTTCGTCCTGTCCTTGAAGGGGAGTCCACCCCATCCCCTGGCTTCCTCTTGTTTCCTCCTGGCCCCGGTGGGCCCACTGATCCTCCAACTCGCCTTAGCCTCGCCCGATCTGATGATCGGCGTGCAACCCTGAGTGGGGCACCAGCCCCCACTACCCGCCACGATTTCTCCTTCGACCGGGTATTCCCACCAGGAAGTAGGCAGGATGAAGTGTTTGAGGAGATCTCCATGCTTGTCCAGTCCGCCCTGGATGGCTACCCAGTATGCATCTTTGCCTATGGTCAGACAGGCAGTGGCAAGACCTTCACAATGGAGGGTGGGCCTGGGGGAGATCCCCAGTTGGAGGGACTGATCCCTCGGGCCCTGCGGCACCTCTTCTCTGTGGCCCAGGAGCTGAATGGCCAGGGCTGGACTTACAGCTTTGTGGCAAGCTACGTAGAGATCTATAATGAGACTGTTCGAGACTTGCTAGCCACTGGGACCCGGAAGGGCCCAGGGGGTGAATGTGAGATTCGTCGTGCAGGACCAGGAAGTGAAGAGCTTACTATCACCAATGCCAGATATGTCCCTGTCTCCTGTGAGAAAGAG GTGGAGACACTGCTTCATCTGGCCCGCCAGAATCGGGCTGTGGCCCGAACAGCCCAGAATGAGCGATCATCACGCAGCCATAGTGTGTTCCAGCTGCAGATCTCTGGAGAGCATGCTGCCCGAGGTTTACAGTGTATAGCCCCCCTTAATCTTGTGGACTTGGCTGGAAGTGAGCGGCTAGACCCTGGCTTAGCCCTTGGCCCAGGGGAACGGGATCGTCTTCGGGAAACACAGGCCATTAACAGTAGCCTGTCCACACTGGGGCTGGTCATCATGGCCCTGAGCAATAAG GAGTCTTATGTGCCTTACCGGAATAGCAAGCTCACCTATCTGCTACAGAATTCTCTGGGTGGCAGCGCTAAGAT GCTCATGTTTGTGAATATTTCCCCTCTAGAAGAGAATGTCTCGGAGTCCCTCAACTCTCTACGCTTTGCCTCCAAG GTGAACCAGTGTGTGATTGGTACTGCTCAGGCCAACAAGAAATGA
- the Kifc1 gene encoding kinesin-like protein KIFC1 isoform X3, translating into MEDALEPAKKRTRGVGAATKINTSRSRVPPLTTVPQTQGHTAVQKVPKKTAPRCSTAITAVLKNQKPVPAVPAQKPGPTAVPPIAGVKKPSKRPAWDLKGQLCDLNAELKRCREKSQTLDQENQQLREQLKEAQQQAKDLGTERSTLEGELARVRTQAEQGQQQLGNLSAHVLELEERLGTQEGLVQVLQKEQLELQEERRGLTTRLEEQERRLQASEAALSSSQAKVASLQQEATTQAALLAERGDRLHGLEMERRRLHNQLQELKGNIRVFCRVRPVLEGESTPSPGFLLFPPGPGGPTDPPTRLSLARSDDRRATLSGAPAPTTRHDFSFDRVFPPGSRQDEVFEEISMLVQSALDGYPVCIFAYGQTGSGKTFTMEGGPGGDPQLEGLIPRALRHLFSVAQELNGQGWTYSFVASYVEIYNETVRDLLATGTRKGPGGECEIRRAGPGSEELTITNARYVPVSCEKEVETLLHLARQNRAVARTAQNERSSRSHSVFQLQISGEHAARGLQCIAPLNLVDLAGSERLDPGLALGPGERDRLRETQAINSSLSTLGLVIMALSNKESYVPYRNSKLTYLLQNSLGGSAKMLMFVNISPLEENVSESLNSLRFASKVNQCVIGTAQANKK; encoded by the exons ATGGAAGATGCGTTGGAGCCTGCAAAG AAACGGACACGAGGTGTGGGCGCAGCAACCAAAATCAACACGTCCCGCTCCAGAGTACCACCCCTCACCACAGTACCACAGACACAAGGCCATACTGCAG TTCAAAAAGTTCCCAAGAAGACAGCACCCCGTTGTTCCACAGCTATTACTGCAG TGTTGAAGAACCAGAAGCCAGTCCCTGCTGTTCCTGCCCAGAAACCTGGCC CAACAGCTGTTCCTCCCATAGCGGGAGTAAAGAAACCCAGCAAACGTCCTGCCTGGGATTTAAAGGGTCAGCTATGTGACCTAAACGCAGAGTTGAAACGCTGCCGTGAAAAGTCTCAAACATTGGACCAAGAGAACCAGCAGCTGCGGGAACAACTTAAAGAGGCCCAACAACAGGCCAAGGACTTGGGGACAGAACGCAGTACCCTAGAAGGGGAGTTGGCCAGGGTACGCACCCAGGCTGAGCAGGGCCAACAGCAGCTTGGGAATCTGAGTGCCCATGTCCTAGAGCTGGAAGAAAGGCTGGGCACACAGGAAGGTTTAGTGCAAGTCCTCCAGAAAGAACAGTTGGAATTACAGGAGGAACGGAGGGGGCTGACAACCCGATTGGAGGAACAAGAG AGGAGGCTACAGGCATCAGAAGCAGCTCTGTCAAGCAGCCAAGCAAAGGTGGCATCTCTGCAGCAGGAGGCTACAACCCAGGCAGCCTTACTGGCTGAGCGAGGAGACCGTCTCCATGGGCTAGAGATGGAGCGCCGGCGACTGCATAACCAGCTGCAGGAATTGAAGGGCAATATCCGGGTATTCTGCCGGGTTCGTCCTGTCCTTGAAGGGGAGTCCACCCCATCCCCTGGCTTCCTCTTGTTTCCTCCTGGCCCCGGTGGGCCCACTGATCCTCCAACTCGCCTTAGCCTCGCCCGATCTGATGATCGGCGTGCAACCCTGAGTGGGGCACCAGCCCCCACTACCCGCCACGATTTCTCCTTCGACCGGGTATTCCCACCAGGAAGTAGGCAGGATGAAGTGTTTGAGGAGATCTCCATGCTTGTCCAGTCCGCCCTGGATGGCTACCCAGTATGCATCTTTGCCTATGGTCAGACAGGCAGTGGCAAGACCTTCACAATGGAGGGTGGGCCTGGGGGAGATCCCCAGTTGGAGGGACTGATCCCTCGGGCCCTGCGGCACCTCTTCTCTGTGGCCCAGGAGCTGAATGGCCAGGGCTGGACTTACAGCTTTGTGGCAAGCTACGTAGAGATCTATAATGAGACTGTTCGAGACTTGCTAGCCACTGGGACCCGGAAGGGCCCAGGGGGTGAATGTGAGATTCGTCGTGCAGGACCAGGAAGTGAAGAGCTTACTATCACCAATGCCAGATATGTCCCTGTCTCCTGTGAGAAAGAG GTGGAGACACTGCTTCATCTGGCCCGCCAGAATCGGGCTGTGGCCCGAACAGCCCAGAATGAGCGATCATCACGCAGCCATAGTGTGTTCCAGCTGCAGATCTCTGGAGAGCATGCTGCCCGAGGTTTACAGTGTATAGCCCCCCTTAATCTTGTGGACTTGGCTGGAAGTGAGCGGCTAGACCCTGGCTTAGCCCTTGGCCCAGGGGAACGGGATCGTCTTCGGGAAACACAGGCCATTAACAGTAGCCTGTCCACACTGGGGCTGGTCATCATGGCCCTGAGCAATAAG GAGTCTTATGTGCCTTACCGGAATAGCAAGCTCACCTATCTGCTACAGAATTCTCTGGGTGGCAGCGCTAAGAT GCTCATGTTTGTGAATATTTCCCCTCTAGAAGAGAATGTCTCGGAGTCCCTCAACTCTCTACGCTTTGCCTCCAAG GTGAACCAGTGTGTGATTGGTACTGCTCAGGCCAACAAGAAATGA
- the Kifc1 gene encoding kinesin-like protein KIFC1 isoform X2 — protein MESQRCPLLEVKKNIELKTPLVKGPSQLPLSRSRLKRGPNQMEDALEPAKKRTRGVGAATKINTSRSRVPPLTTVPQTQGHTAVQKVPKKTAPRCSTAITAVLKNQKPVPAVPAQKPGPTAVPPIAGVKKPSKRPAWDLKGQLCDLNAELKRCREKSQTLDQENQQLREQLKEAQQQAKDLGTERSTLEGELARVRTQAEQGQQQLGNLSAHVLELEERLGTQEGLVQVLQKEQLELQEERRGLTTRLEEQERRLQASEAALSSSQAKVASLQQEATTQAALLAERGDRLHGLEMERRRLHNQLQELKGNIRVFCRVRPVLEGESTPSPGFLLFPPGPGGPTDPPTRLSLARSDDRRATLSGAPAPTTRHDFSFDRVFPPGSRQDEVFEEISMLVQSALDGYPVCIFAYGQTGSGKTFTMEGGPGGDPQLEGLIPRALRHLFSVAQELNGQGWTYSFVASYVEIYNETVRDLLATGTRKGPGGECEIRRAGPGSEELTITNARYVPVSCEKEVETLLHLARQNRAVARTAQNERSSRSHSVFQLQISGEHAARGLQCIAPLNLVDLAGSERLDPGLALGPGERDRLRETQAINSSLSTLGLVIMALSNKESYVPYRNSKLTYLLQNSLGGSAKMLMFVNISPLEENVSESLNSLRFASKVNQCVIGTAQANKK, from the exons ATGGAGTCGCAG AGGTGCCCCTTATTGGAAGTGAAAAAGAATATAGAGTTGAAGACACCGCTGGTCAAGGGTCCTTCCCAACTGCCTCTCTCAAGAAGTAGGCTCAAGAGGGGGCCTAACCAGATGGAAGATGCGTTGGAGCCTGCAAAG AAACGGACACGAGGTGTGGGCGCAGCAACCAAAATCAACACGTCCCGCTCCAGAGTACCACCCCTCACCACAGTACCACAGACACAAGGCCATACTGCAG TTCAAAAAGTTCCCAAGAAGACAGCACCCCGTTGTTCCACAGCTATTACTGCAG TGTTGAAGAACCAGAAGCCAGTCCCTGCTGTTCCTGCCCAGAAACCTGGCC CAACAGCTGTTCCTCCCATAGCGGGAGTAAAGAAACCCAGCAAACGTCCTGCCTGGGATTTAAAGGGTCAGCTATGTGACCTAAACGCAGAGTTGAAACGCTGCCGTGAAAAGTCTCAAACATTGGACCAAGAGAACCAGCAGCTGCGGGAACAACTTAAAGAGGCCCAACAACAGGCCAAGGACTTGGGGACAGAACGCAGTACCCTAGAAGGGGAGTTGGCCAGGGTACGCACCCAGGCTGAGCAGGGCCAACAGCAGCTTGGGAATCTGAGTGCCCATGTCCTAGAGCTGGAAGAAAGGCTGGGCACACAGGAAGGTTTAGTGCAAGTCCTCCAGAAAGAACAGTTGGAATTACAGGAGGAACGGAGGGGGCTGACAACCCGATTGGAGGAACAAGAG AGGAGGCTACAGGCATCAGAAGCAGCTCTGTCAAGCAGCCAAGCAAAGGTGGCATCTCTGCAGCAGGAGGCTACAACCCAGGCAGCCTTACTGGCTGAGCGAGGAGACCGTCTCCATGGGCTAGAGATGGAGCGCCGGCGACTGCATAACCAGCTGCAGGAATTGAAGGGCAATATCCGGGTATTCTGCCGGGTTCGTCCTGTCCTTGAAGGGGAGTCCACCCCATCCCCTGGCTTCCTCTTGTTTCCTCCTGGCCCCGGTGGGCCCACTGATCCTCCAACTCGCCTTAGCCTCGCCCGATCTGATGATCGGCGTGCAACCCTGAGTGGGGCACCAGCCCCCACTACCCGCCACGATTTCTCCTTCGACCGGGTATTCCCACCAGGAAGTAGGCAGGATGAAGTGTTTGAGGAGATCTCCATGCTTGTCCAGTCCGCCCTGGATGGCTACCCAGTATGCATCTTTGCCTATGGTCAGACAGGCAGTGGCAAGACCTTCACAATGGAGGGTGGGCCTGGGGGAGATCCCCAGTTGGAGGGACTGATCCCTCGGGCCCTGCGGCACCTCTTCTCTGTGGCCCAGGAGCTGAATGGCCAGGGCTGGACTTACAGCTTTGTGGCAAGCTACGTAGAGATCTATAATGAGACTGTTCGAGACTTGCTAGCCACTGGGACCCGGAAGGGCCCAGGGGGTGAATGTGAGATTCGTCGTGCAGGACCAGGAAGTGAAGAGCTTACTATCACCAATGCCAGATATGTCCCTGTCTCCTGTGAGAAAGAG GTGGAGACACTGCTTCATCTGGCCCGCCAGAATCGGGCTGTGGCCCGAACAGCCCAGAATGAGCGATCATCACGCAGCCATAGTGTGTTCCAGCTGCAGATCTCTGGAGAGCATGCTGCCCGAGGTTTACAGTGTATAGCCCCCCTTAATCTTGTGGACTTGGCTGGAAGTGAGCGGCTAGACCCTGGCTTAGCCCTTGGCCCAGGGGAACGGGATCGTCTTCGGGAAACACAGGCCATTAACAGTAGCCTGTCCACACTGGGGCTGGTCATCATGGCCCTGAGCAATAAG GAGTCTTATGTGCCTTACCGGAATAGCAAGCTCACCTATCTGCTACAGAATTCTCTGGGTGGCAGCGCTAAGAT GCTCATGTTTGTGAATATTTCCCCTCTAGAAGAGAATGTCTCGGAGTCCCTCAACTCTCTACGCTTTGCCTCCAAG GTGAACCAGTGTGTGATTGGTACTGCTCAGGCCAACAAGAAATGA